A window of the Sardina pilchardus chromosome 21, fSarPil1.1, whole genome shotgun sequence genome harbors these coding sequences:
- the ctbp1 gene encoding C-terminal-binding protein 1 isoform X3: MGSSHLLNKGLPLGIRPPIMNGPMHPRPLVALLDGRDCTIEMPILKDVATVAFCDAQSTQEIHEKVLNEAVGALMYHTITLMREDLEKFKGLRIIVRIGSGFDNIDIKSAGDLGIAVCNMPAASVEETADSTLCHILNLYRRTTWLHQTLREGSRVQSVEQIREVASGAARIRGETLGIIGLGRVGQAVALRAKAFGFNVIFYDPYLLDGIERALGLQRVNTLQDLLFHSDCVTLHCSLNEHNHHLINDFTIKQMRQGAFLVNTARGGLVDEKALAQALKEGRIRGAALDVHETEPFSFSQGPLKDAPNLICTPHAAWYSEQASIEMREEAAREIRRAITGRIPDSLKNCVNKEFLNQTTHWASIDPSTIHPELNGAYRYPPGVGSLASGGLPPPIEGIVPSTVPITHSLPTMTHPPHAPSPGNTGKSEPDREQHPNEQL, from the exons gTATTAGACCCCCTATAATGAATGGACCAATGCACCCACGACCACTAGTGGCCCTGCTAGATGGGCGGGACTGCACCATTGAGATGCCCATCTTAAAGGATGTAGCCACAGTGGCCTTTTGTGATGCGCAGTCTACCCAGGAGATCCATGAAAAG GTACTCAATGAGGCTGTGGGTGCCTTAATGTATCATACCATCACACTCATGAGAGAGGACCTTGAGAAATTCAAAGGACTTCGAATTATTGTCCGCATAGGAAGTGGCTTTGACAACATTGATATCAAGTCTGCAGGAGACCTAG GTATTGCCGTATGTAACATGCCAGCTGCATCTGTAGAGGAGACAGCTGACTCCACCCTCTGTCACATCCTGAACCTATACAGACGAACCACATGGTTGCATCAGACTCTGCGGGAGGGTTCTCGGGTCCAGAGTGTAGAGCAAATCCGGGAGGTGGCGTCAGGAGCTGCGCGGATCCGGGGAGAGACACTAGGAATTATTGGTCTTG GTCGTGTTGGTCAGGCAGTTGCACTGAGAGCCAAGGCCTTTGGATTCAATGTGATTTTCTATGACCCATACCTTTTAGATGGGATAGAAAGAGCCCTGGGCTTACAAAGAGTAAACACCCTCCAAGATCTTCTTTTCCATAGTGACTGCGTCACACTCCACTGCAGTCTGAATGAGCACAACCATCATCTCATCAATGACTTCACCATCAAGCAG ATGCGACAGGGTGCATTCCTGGTGAACACGGCAAGGGGGGGATTAGTGGATGAGAAGGCCTTGGCTCAAGCCCTAAAGGAGGGAAGGATACGTGGAGCAGCCCTTGATGTCCACGAGACGGAGCCCTTCAG CTTCAGTCAAGGTCCACTGAAGGATGCCCCAAATCTGATCTGCACACCCCATGCAGCCTGGTACAGCGAGCAGGCATCcatagagatgagagaagaggcagCTAGAGAGATCCGCAGAGCAATTACAG GTCGCATTCCGGACAGCCTGAAGAACTGTGTTAACAAAGAATTTCTGAACCAAACTACACACTGGGCAAGCATTGATCCTTCTACAATCCATCCAGAACTGAATGGAGCATACAG GTATCCGCCTGGTGTAGGAAGCCTTGCCTCTGGAGGGCTGCCTCCACCCATTGAGGGAATTGTTCCGAGCACTGTGCCCATCACACACAGCTTGCCAACAATGACGCATCCACCACATGCCCCATCGCCCGGAAATACAGGCAAATCTGAGCCTGACAGAGAACAGCACCCCAATGAGCAGCTGTAG
- the ctbp1 gene encoding C-terminal-binding protein 1 isoform X2 — translation MGSSHLLNKGLPLGIRPPIMNGPMHPRPLVALLDGRDCTIEMPILKDVATVAFCDAQSTQEIHEKVLNEAVGALMYHTITLMREDLEKFKGLRIIVRIGSGFDNIDIKSAGDLGIAVCNMPAASVEETADSTLCHILNLYRRTTWLHQTLREGSRVQSVEQIREVASGAARIRGETLGIIGLGRVGQAVALRAKAFGFNVIFYDPYLLDGIERALGLQRVNTLQDLLFHSDCVTLHCSLNEHNHHLINDFTIKQMRQGAFLVNTARGGLVDEKALAQALKEGRIRGAALDVHETEPFSQGPLKDAPNLICTPHAAWYSEQASIEMREEAAREIRRAITGRIPDSLKNCVNKEFLNQTTHWASIDPSTIHPELNGAYSFAPQSYIVNLRYPPGVGSLASGGLPPPIEGIVPSTVPITHSLPTMTHPPHAPSPGNTGKSEPDREQHPNEQL, via the exons gTATTAGACCCCCTATAATGAATGGACCAATGCACCCACGACCACTAGTGGCCCTGCTAGATGGGCGGGACTGCACCATTGAGATGCCCATCTTAAAGGATGTAGCCACAGTGGCCTTTTGTGATGCGCAGTCTACCCAGGAGATCCATGAAAAG GTACTCAATGAGGCTGTGGGTGCCTTAATGTATCATACCATCACACTCATGAGAGAGGACCTTGAGAAATTCAAAGGACTTCGAATTATTGTCCGCATAGGAAGTGGCTTTGACAACATTGATATCAAGTCTGCAGGAGACCTAG GTATTGCCGTATGTAACATGCCAGCTGCATCTGTAGAGGAGACAGCTGACTCCACCCTCTGTCACATCCTGAACCTATACAGACGAACCACATGGTTGCATCAGACTCTGCGGGAGGGTTCTCGGGTCCAGAGTGTAGAGCAAATCCGGGAGGTGGCGTCAGGAGCTGCGCGGATCCGGGGAGAGACACTAGGAATTATTGGTCTTG GTCGTGTTGGTCAGGCAGTTGCACTGAGAGCCAAGGCCTTTGGATTCAATGTGATTTTCTATGACCCATACCTTTTAGATGGGATAGAAAGAGCCCTGGGCTTACAAAGAGTAAACACCCTCCAAGATCTTCTTTTCCATAGTGACTGCGTCACACTCCACTGCAGTCTGAATGAGCACAACCATCATCTCATCAATGACTTCACCATCAAGCAG ATGCGACAGGGTGCATTCCTGGTGAACACGGCAAGGGGGGGATTAGTGGATGAGAAGGCCTTGGCTCAAGCCCTAAAGGAGGGAAGGATACGTGGAGCAGCCCTTGATGTCCACGAGACGGAGCCCTTCAG TCAAGGTCCACTGAAGGATGCCCCAAATCTGATCTGCACACCCCATGCAGCCTGGTACAGCGAGCAGGCATCcatagagatgagagaagaggcagCTAGAGAGATCCGCAGAGCAATTACAG GTCGCATTCCGGACAGCCTGAAGAACTGTGTTAACAAAGAATTTCTGAACCAAACTACACACTGGGCAAGCATTGATCCTTCTACAATCCATCCAGAACTGAATGGAGCATACAG CTTTGCTCCTCAAAGCTATATTGTCAATCTTAGGTATCCGCCTGGTGTAGGAAGCCTTGCCTCTGGAGGGCTGCCTCCACCCATTGAGGGAATTGTTCCGAGCACTGTGCCCATCACACACAGCTTGCCAACAATGACGCATCCACCACATGCCCCATCGCCCGGAAATACAGGCAAATCTGAGCCTGACAGAGAACAGCACCCCAATGAGCAGCTGTAG
- the ctbp1 gene encoding C-terminal-binding protein 1 isoform X1, whose protein sequence is MGSSHLLNKGLPLGIRPPIMNGPMHPRPLVALLDGRDCTIEMPILKDVATVAFCDAQSTQEIHEKVLNEAVGALMYHTITLMREDLEKFKGLRIIVRIGSGFDNIDIKSAGDLGIAVCNMPAASVEETADSTLCHILNLYRRTTWLHQTLREGSRVQSVEQIREVASGAARIRGETLGIIGLGRVGQAVALRAKAFGFNVIFYDPYLLDGIERALGLQRVNTLQDLLFHSDCVTLHCSLNEHNHHLINDFTIKQMRQGAFLVNTARGGLVDEKALAQALKEGRIRGAALDVHETEPFSFSQGPLKDAPNLICTPHAAWYSEQASIEMREEAAREIRRAITGRIPDSLKNCVNKEFLNQTTHWASIDPSTIHPELNGAYSFAPQSYIVNLRYPPGVGSLASGGLPPPIEGIVPSTVPITHSLPTMTHPPHAPSPGNTGKSEPDREQHPNEQL, encoded by the exons gTATTAGACCCCCTATAATGAATGGACCAATGCACCCACGACCACTAGTGGCCCTGCTAGATGGGCGGGACTGCACCATTGAGATGCCCATCTTAAAGGATGTAGCCACAGTGGCCTTTTGTGATGCGCAGTCTACCCAGGAGATCCATGAAAAG GTACTCAATGAGGCTGTGGGTGCCTTAATGTATCATACCATCACACTCATGAGAGAGGACCTTGAGAAATTCAAAGGACTTCGAATTATTGTCCGCATAGGAAGTGGCTTTGACAACATTGATATCAAGTCTGCAGGAGACCTAG GTATTGCCGTATGTAACATGCCAGCTGCATCTGTAGAGGAGACAGCTGACTCCACCCTCTGTCACATCCTGAACCTATACAGACGAACCACATGGTTGCATCAGACTCTGCGGGAGGGTTCTCGGGTCCAGAGTGTAGAGCAAATCCGGGAGGTGGCGTCAGGAGCTGCGCGGATCCGGGGAGAGACACTAGGAATTATTGGTCTTG GTCGTGTTGGTCAGGCAGTTGCACTGAGAGCCAAGGCCTTTGGATTCAATGTGATTTTCTATGACCCATACCTTTTAGATGGGATAGAAAGAGCCCTGGGCTTACAAAGAGTAAACACCCTCCAAGATCTTCTTTTCCATAGTGACTGCGTCACACTCCACTGCAGTCTGAATGAGCACAACCATCATCTCATCAATGACTTCACCATCAAGCAG ATGCGACAGGGTGCATTCCTGGTGAACACGGCAAGGGGGGGATTAGTGGATGAGAAGGCCTTGGCTCAAGCCCTAAAGGAGGGAAGGATACGTGGAGCAGCCCTTGATGTCCACGAGACGGAGCCCTTCAG CTTCAGTCAAGGTCCACTGAAGGATGCCCCAAATCTGATCTGCACACCCCATGCAGCCTGGTACAGCGAGCAGGCATCcatagagatgagagaagaggcagCTAGAGAGATCCGCAGAGCAATTACAG GTCGCATTCCGGACAGCCTGAAGAACTGTGTTAACAAAGAATTTCTGAACCAAACTACACACTGGGCAAGCATTGATCCTTCTACAATCCATCCAGAACTGAATGGAGCATACAG CTTTGCTCCTCAAAGCTATATTGTCAATCTTAGGTATCCGCCTGGTGTAGGAAGCCTTGCCTCTGGAGGGCTGCCTCCACCCATTGAGGGAATTGTTCCGAGCACTGTGCCCATCACACACAGCTTGCCAACAATGACGCATCCACCACATGCCCCATCGCCCGGAAATACAGGCAAATCTGAGCCTGACAGAGAACAGCACCCCAATGAGCAGCTGTAG